The following are encoded together in the Xylanibacillus composti genome:
- a CDS encoding nucleotidyltransferase-like protein, producing the protein MDAIRSYFTGHYTRHPAVVSAVMVNPGESNNQWIDGFDILMLVITELKQPTNHTSHYSKDNYRIQERWIHKDGLESWVLNGENRNIIQWILQGELIVDQNGYLGSMRQALSSFPMELREKKMLIEFTHFLRRYMQSKEYLANGEVFDAYSNILEALHHWARIVIIQNGAHPEVTVWNQVHQINPGVYKLYEELLFSAETLEQRVKLVQLAAEFSVLTKMRECCAFLLRVISSRQEPWSASELKEHVELGELHIDLSLVLRKLTKRSVIKEVMESTDGDLSIMEVKYTL; encoded by the coding sequence ATGGACGCAATCAGGTCATACTTTACCGGACATTATACCCGCCACCCCGCTGTTGTGTCGGCTGTTATGGTGAATCCCGGCGAAAGCAACAATCAATGGATAGATGGCTTTGATATTTTGATGCTCGTCATTACCGAATTGAAACAGCCAACAAACCATACCTCTCATTATAGTAAAGACAACTACCGCATACAAGAAAGATGGATACATAAGGATGGGTTGGAAAGTTGGGTGTTGAACGGGGAAAATCGGAATATTATTCAATGGATCCTGCAAGGAGAGTTGATCGTGGATCAAAACGGCTATTTGGGGAGCATGCGGCAAGCCCTCAGCAGCTTTCCAATGGAATTAAGGGAGAAAAAGATGTTGATTGAGTTCACCCACTTTCTCCGTCGTTATATGCAAAGCAAGGAGTACCTGGCCAACGGCGAGGTGTTTGATGCCTACAGCAATATTTTGGAGGCTCTTCATCATTGGGCGCGAATCGTGATTATCCAGAATGGCGCCCATCCTGAAGTGACGGTTTGGAATCAGGTCCATCAAATCAATCCAGGCGTATACAAGCTGTATGAGGAGCTATTGTTCAGTGCCGAAACATTGGAGCAGCGTGTAAAATTGGTGCAGCTTGCGGCGGAGTTTTCGGTTTTGACGAAAATGAGGGAGTGCTGCGCATTCCTGCTTCGCGTCATATCGTCGCGTCAAGAGCCATGGAGCGCCTCTGAATTGAAAGAGCATGTGGAGCTGGGCGAGCTGCATATTGATCTGAGTCTCGTCTTGAGAAAACTGACGAAACGATCGGTGATCAAAGAGGTCATGGAGTCCACAGACGGGGATCTGTCGATCATGGAGGTCAAGTACACGCTGTGA
- a CDS encoding DUF2614 family zinc ribbon-containing protein — protein sequence MRFKSSKLNEFRLWGLVLTLLGLGVMILGTAAVLIWGDNGKIVLFIFMVIGMISVLGSMAIYFWAGVLSTSSVVLQCPECGKQTKMLGKTDRCMFCKTILTLDPEQATELPDAKEAGSPERT from the coding sequence ATGCGCTTCAAATCCAGCAAACTGAACGAATTCCGATTGTGGGGTCTGGTGCTGACATTACTTGGGCTCGGTGTCATGATTCTGGGTACAGCGGCTGTGCTTATTTGGGGGGATAATGGGAAAATCGTTCTCTTCATATTCATGGTTATCGGCATGATCAGCGTATTGGGCAGTATGGCTATCTATTTTTGGGCGGGCGTGCTTTCAACCAGTTCCGTTGTTTTGCAATGCCCAGAGTGCGGCAAGCAAACCAAGATGCTCGGCAAGACGGACCGCTGCATGTTCTGCAAAACGATACTGACGCTAGATCCCGAGCAGGCAACAGAACTTCCTGATGCCAAAGAGGCTGGCTCGCCGGAACGCACGTAA